Proteins from one Streptomyces sp. NBC_00289 genomic window:
- the trpS gene encoding tryptophan--tRNA ligase has protein sequence MTRVFSGVKPTGHLTLGNYLGAMRRWAAVDQHQADALFCVVDLHALTVDHDPARVRRLSRQAATLLLATGLDPELCTLFVQSHVDEHARLSYVLECVATDGEMRRMIQYKEKAALERERGGSVRLSLLTYPVLMAADILAYASDEVPVGDDQAQHVELTRDLAVRFNQRYGHTFVVPRATHPAVGARVMNLQEPLSKMGKSDDAGPGIVYLLDEPDVVRKKVGRAVTDSGREVVYDRAARPGLANLLEILAACTGGNPEELSGVYESYGALKKDTAEAVVELLRPVQDRHRELCADPAYVEGVLRDGAERARAMARPTVDAAYRAIGLLPAADTALSVAR, from the coding sequence ATGACGCGGGTCTTCAGCGGAGTCAAGCCGACCGGGCATCTGACGCTGGGGAACTACCTCGGGGCCATGCGGCGGTGGGCCGCCGTCGACCAGCACCAGGCGGACGCGCTGTTCTGCGTCGTCGATCTGCATGCCCTGACCGTGGACCACGATCCGGCGCGGGTGCGTCGGCTCAGTCGGCAGGCGGCGACGCTGTTGCTGGCGACGGGGCTGGATCCCGAGCTGTGCACCCTTTTCGTACAGAGTCATGTGGACGAGCACGCGCGGTTGTCGTATGTGCTGGAGTGCGTGGCCACCGACGGCGAGATGCGGCGGATGATCCAGTACAAGGAGAAGGCCGCGCTGGAGCGGGAGCGGGGCGGCAGCGTCCGGTTGTCCTTGCTGACGTATCCGGTGCTGATGGCGGCCGACATCCTCGCGTACGCGAGCGACGAGGTGCCTGTGGGTGACGACCAGGCTCAGCACGTGGAGCTGACCCGGGATCTGGCCGTGCGGTTCAACCAGCGGTACGGGCACACGTTCGTGGTGCCCCGGGCCACGCATCCGGCGGTCGGGGCGCGCGTGATGAATCTGCAGGAGCCGCTGTCGAAGATGGGCAAGAGCGACGACGCGGGGCCGGGCATCGTCTATCTGCTGGACGAGCCGGACGTCGTGCGGAAGAAGGTCGGGCGAGCGGTGACCGACAGCGGGCGAGAGGTCGTGTACGACCGGGCGGCACGGCCTGGCCTGGCCAACCTGCTCGAGATCCTCGCCGCGTGCACGGGTGGGAACCCGGAGGAGCTGAGCGGTGTATATGAGTCGTACGGCGCCTTGAAGAAGGACACGGCGGAGGCCGTGGTGGAGCTCCTCAGGCCCGTACAGGACAGGCACAGGGAGCTGTGCGCGGATCCCGCGTATGTGGAGGGGGTGCTGCGGGATGGTGCGGAGAGGGCGCGGGCCATGGCGCGGCCGACCGTGGATGCCGCCTACCGTGCGATCGGGCTGCTGCCGGCGGCTGATACCGCGCTGAGTGTGGCGCGGTAG
- the proC gene encoding pyrroline-5-carboxylate reductase translates to MTQKVAVLGTGKIGEALLSGMIRAGWAPADLLVTARRPERAEELRTRHGVTPVTNAEAAKSADTLILTVKPQDMGTLLDELAPHVPADRLIISGAAGIPTSFFEERLATGTPVVRVMTNTPALVDEAMSVISAGSHATADHLAHAEEIFGAVGKTLRVPESQQDACTALSGSGPAYFFYLVEAMTDAGILLGLPRDKAHDLIVQSAIGAAVMLRDSGEHPVKLRENVTSPAGTTINAIRELENHGVRAALIAALEAARDRSRALASGNSS, encoded by the coding sequence ATGACGCAGAAAGTCGCAGTCCTCGGCACCGGCAAGATCGGCGAAGCCCTGCTCAGCGGAATGATCCGCGCAGGCTGGGCCCCGGCGGACCTCCTGGTCACCGCCCGCCGACCCGAGCGAGCCGAGGAACTCCGCACCCGGCACGGAGTCACCCCGGTCACCAACGCGGAGGCCGCCAAGTCCGCCGACACGCTGATCCTCACCGTCAAACCGCAGGACATGGGCACCCTCCTCGACGAACTCGCCCCCCACGTCCCCGCCGACCGCCTGATCATCAGCGGTGCGGCAGGCATCCCCACCTCCTTCTTCGAGGAGCGCCTCGCCACGGGCACCCCGGTCGTCCGCGTCATGACGAACACTCCCGCCCTCGTCGACGAGGCCATGTCGGTCATCTCAGCGGGCAGCCACGCCACCGCCGACCACCTGGCCCACGCCGAGGAGATCTTCGGCGCCGTGGGCAAGACACTCCGCGTCCCCGAGTCACAGCAGGACGCCTGCACGGCCCTCTCCGGCTCCGGCCCGGCGTACTTCTTCTACCTGGTCGAAGCCATGACCGACGCCGGCATCCTGCTGGGCCTGCCCCGCGACAAGGCCCACGACCTGATCGTGCAGTCCGCGATCGGCGCCGCCGTCATGCTCCGCGACAGCGGCGAACACCCGGTCAAGCTCAGGGAGAACGTCACCTCCCCCGCCGGCACCACGATCAACGCCATCCGCGAACTCGAGAACCACGGCGTACGCGCCGCCCTCATCGCCGCCCTCGAAGCCGCCCGCGACCGCAGCCGCGCGCTGGCCTCCGGCAACAGCAGCTGA
- a CDS encoding ABC transporter permease → MSTTTSTRTSTSALSAARTTATATRVLRQLRHDPRTIAMMILIPCVMLVLLRYVFDGSPRTFDGTGASLLGIFPLITMFLVTSIATLRERTSGTLERLLAMPLGKGDLIAGYALAFGAVAIVQSVLATGLAVWFLGLDVTGSPWLLLLVALLDALLGTALGLFVSAFAASEFQAVQFMPAVIFPQLLLCGLFTPRSNMHPVLEAISDVLPMSYAVDGMNEVLKHTDMTATFVRDALIVAGCALLVLGLGAATLRRRTE, encoded by the coding sequence ATGAGTACGACGACGAGCACCCGGACCTCCACCAGCGCCCTCAGCGCCGCCCGCACCACCGCCACCGCCACCCGGGTCCTGCGCCAGCTCCGCCACGACCCGCGCACGATCGCGATGATGATCCTCATCCCCTGCGTCATGCTCGTGCTGCTGCGCTACGTCTTCGACGGCAGCCCGCGCACCTTCGACGGCACCGGAGCGTCACTCCTCGGCATCTTCCCCCTGATCACGATGTTCCTGGTCACCTCCATCGCCACCCTGCGGGAACGCACCTCGGGCACCCTCGAACGCCTCCTCGCCATGCCCCTCGGCAAAGGCGACCTGATCGCCGGCTACGCCCTCGCCTTCGGTGCCGTCGCCATCGTCCAGTCCGTCCTGGCGACGGGCCTCGCGGTCTGGTTCCTGGGCCTGGACGTCACCGGCAGCCCCTGGCTCCTCCTGCTGGTGGCCCTCCTCGACGCGCTCCTCGGTACGGCCCTCGGTCTCTTCGTCTCGGCCTTCGCGGCCTCGGAATTCCAGGCGGTCCAGTTCATGCCGGCGGTGATCTTCCCCCAACTCCTCCTCTGCGGCCTCTTCACCCCGCGCTCCAACATGCACCCGGTGCTCGAGGCCATCTCCGACGTCCTCCCGATGTCCTACGCGGTCGACGGCATGAACGAGGTCCTCAAACACACGGACATGACGGCGACCTTCGTCCGGGACGCGCTGATCGTGGCGGGCTGCGCACTGCTCGTCCTGGGACTGGGCGCCGCCACCCTGCGACGCCGAACCGAGTGA
- a CDS encoding ABC transporter ATP-binding protein has product MMNYSSGPPDTEPGTVRSPAVRAEGLTVVRGPRTVLRALDFTVPRGQITGLLGPSGCGKSTLMRSIVGTQAKVTGTLDVLGSPAGHPSLRTRIGYVTQAPSVYDDLTVRQNLDYFAAILDPGRAAADRRDADVTRAIADVDLTSHADALAGNLSGGQRNRVSLAVALLGTPELLVLDEPTVGLDPVLRRDLWNLFHDIATSRGATLLISSHVMDEAERCHRLLLMREGEILADDTPDALRARTGSDTVEAAFLHLVDEAVAAGHRKETAR; this is encoded by the coding sequence ATGATGAATTACTCCTCCGGTCCACCCGACACGGAGCCCGGCACCGTCCGGAGCCCAGCCGTACGCGCCGAAGGGCTCACCGTCGTCCGAGGCCCCCGCACCGTCCTGCGCGCCCTCGACTTCACCGTCCCCCGCGGCCAGATCACCGGGCTCCTCGGGCCCTCCGGCTGCGGCAAGTCGACCCTCATGCGCTCGATCGTCGGCACCCAGGCAAAGGTCACCGGCACGCTGGACGTCCTGGGCAGCCCCGCGGGCCACCCCTCCCTCCGCACCCGCATCGGCTACGTCACCCAAGCCCCCTCCGTCTACGACGACCTGACGGTCCGCCAGAACCTCGACTACTTCGCCGCGATCCTAGACCCCGGCCGCGCGGCAGCCGACCGCCGCGACGCCGACGTCACCCGAGCCATCGCGGACGTCGACCTCACCTCCCACGCGGACGCCCTCGCCGGCAACCTCTCCGGTGGCCAGCGCAACCGCGTCTCCCTCGCCGTGGCACTCCTGGGCACCCCCGAACTGCTGGTCCTCGACGAACCGACGGTCGGCCTGGACCCGGTCCTGCGCCGCGACCTGTGGAACCTCTTCCACGACATCGCCACCTCCCGCGGCGCGACGCTCCTCATCTCCTCCCACGTCATGGACGAGGCCGAGCGCTGCCACCGCCTGCTGCTGATGCGCGAGGGCGAAATCCTCGCCGACGACACCCCGGACGCCCTCCGCGCCCGCACCGGCTCGGACACGGTCGAGGCGGCGTTCCTGCACCTGGTCGACGAGGCCGTCGCCGCAGGCCACCGAAAGGAAACGGCCCGATGA
- a CDS encoding SulP family inorganic anion transporter: protein MRCRVRKDDLLASLVVFLVALPLCVGVAMASGVPAELGLVTGIVGGLVAGSLPGSSLQVSGPAAGLTVLVYEAVQRYGLEALGVLVFGAGLVQLGLGALRLGRWFRAVSVAVVHGMLAGIGLVLVVGQVYALGDVAAPASGLGKITGLVSLPGLGDPVALSVGAGTIAVVLMWPRWKRGARLMPAPLMAVALAAAVTGVFDLGVRRVEVRGLLESVRLPEAGDFGRLTGVGVIGTVLAFALIASAESLFGAAAVDRLHRGARTDYDRELMAQGAGNAVCGMLGALPMTAVVVRSAANVRAGARTKAARVLHGGWLLVFTVGVPGLLGAIPVAALAGLLVHAGCALVPVREVRGLWREHRGEAVVLGVTAGAIVFGNVFEGVLVGLALAVGKTAWDTSQVHVETEDLGEAGLHVRVLGHATFLRLPKLLDALEALPHDRRVRLELGGLRHVDHACAAAIGNWAAARDHALTASARSTS from the coding sequence ATGCGCTGTCGCGTACGCAAGGACGATCTGCTCGCTTCTCTCGTCGTGTTCCTCGTCGCGCTGCCTCTGTGCGTGGGCGTCGCCATGGCCTCCGGTGTGCCCGCCGAGCTGGGGCTGGTCACCGGCATCGTCGGCGGGCTGGTCGCCGGGTCGCTGCCCGGCAGCAGCCTTCAGGTCAGCGGACCGGCGGCGGGACTGACGGTGCTGGTGTACGAGGCCGTGCAGAGGTACGGCCTCGAGGCGCTCGGTGTGCTCGTGTTCGGCGCCGGACTGGTGCAGTTGGGGCTCGGGGCGCTCAGGCTCGGGCGGTGGTTCCGCGCTGTCTCCGTGGCTGTCGTGCACGGGATGCTCGCCGGGATCGGGCTGGTGCTGGTCGTCGGCCAGGTCTACGCGCTCGGTGACGTGGCAGCGCCGGCGAGCGGCCTCGGGAAGATCACCGGGTTGGTGTCGCTGCCCGGGCTCGGGGATCCGGTGGCGTTGTCGGTGGGCGCCGGCACCATCGCCGTAGTGCTCATGTGGCCGCGGTGGAAGCGGGGGGCGCGGCTGATGCCCGCGCCGCTCATGGCGGTGGCGCTGGCGGCCGCCGTGACCGGGGTGTTCGACCTGGGTGTGCGGCGGGTGGAGGTGCGGGGGCTGCTGGAGTCCGTGCGGCTGCCGGAGGCCGGGGACTTCGGGCGGCTCACGGGGGTGGGCGTGATCGGGACCGTCCTCGCCTTCGCGCTGATCGCGTCCGCGGAGTCGCTGTTCGGCGCGGCGGCGGTGGACCGGCTGCACCGGGGTGCGCGCACCGACTACGACCGGGAGTTGATGGCGCAGGGCGCCGGGAACGCGGTCTGCGGGATGCTCGGGGCCCTGCCGATGACGGCGGTCGTCGTGCGCAGCGCGGCGAACGTGCGGGCCGGGGCGCGGACGAAGGCGGCACGGGTGCTGCACGGAGGTTGGCTGCTGGTGTTCACGGTCGGGGTTCCCGGGCTGCTCGGGGCGATTCCGGTGGCGGCGTTGGCGGGGTTGCTGGTGCACGCGGGCTGCGCACTCGTGCCGGTCCGGGAGGTGCGGGGGCTGTGGCGCGAGCACCGGGGTGAGGCCGTCGTGCTGGGGGTGACGGCGGGGGCGATCGTGTTCGGCAACGTCTTCGAGGGAGTGTTGGTGGGACTCGCGCTGGCCGTCGGGAAGACGGCGTGGGACACGAGCCAAGTGCACGTGGAGACCGAGGACCTGGGAGAGGCGGGGCTTCACGTACGGGTGCTGGGGCACGCGACCTTCCTGCGGCTGCCGAAGCTGCTCGACGCGCTGGAGGCGTTGCCGCACGACCGGAGGGTGCGGCTGGAGTTGGGCGGGCTGCGGCACGTGGACCACGCGTGTGCGGCGGCCATCGGGAACTGGGCCGCCGCCCGCGATCACGCCTTGACGGCGAGTGCCAGGTCGACGTCGTAG
- a CDS encoding class I SAM-dependent methyltransferase, whose translation MTASSAPHRAPASPAVRAHSFNAAAAQYAANRPTYPPALFDAIEELSGRSLAGARVADIGAGTGISTALLHERGAEVVAVEPGEGMAAEFRRTLPGIPILRGNGNSLPLADACADLLAYAQSWHWTDPAESVPEAVRVLRPGGALALWWNTDALDVPWIAEEADRIGRFLGIDLAEEKARAGTRAADPAGRLDFVRREVRWSRRVSIDTHLANVGSHSVFLTLAEEAAAVFLAEERRHLLRAFPDGFVEEVYDVDLALAVKA comes from the coding sequence GCACCCCACCGCGCGCCTGCCTCGCCTGCCGTCCGGGCGCACTCCTTCAATGCCGCCGCGGCCCAGTACGCGGCCAACCGCCCCACGTATCCACCAGCCCTCTTCGACGCGATCGAGGAGCTGTCCGGCCGGTCCCTGGCGGGTGCGCGAGTCGCGGACATCGGCGCCGGGACCGGCATCTCCACCGCCCTGCTCCACGAGCGCGGTGCCGAGGTGGTCGCGGTCGAACCGGGCGAGGGCATGGCCGCCGAGTTCCGCCGCACCCTCCCCGGCATCCCGATCCTCAGGGGGAACGGCAACTCCCTTCCCCTGGCCGACGCCTGCGCCGACCTTCTCGCCTACGCCCAGTCCTGGCACTGGACCGACCCCGCCGAGTCGGTCCCGGAGGCCGTACGCGTCCTGCGTCCGGGCGGCGCGCTCGCCCTGTGGTGGAACACCGACGCCCTCGACGTGCCGTGGATCGCCGAGGAGGCCGACCGCATCGGGCGCTTCCTCGGCATCGACCTCGCGGAGGAGAAGGCACGGGCCGGCACTCGCGCCGCCGACCCCGCCGGACGCCTCGACTTCGTCCGCCGCGAGGTCCGCTGGAGCCGGCGCGTCTCCATCGACACGCACCTCGCGAACGTCGGCAGCCACTCCGTCTTCCTCACCCTGGCCGAGGAGGCGGCCGCCGTCTTCCTCGCCGAGGAACGCCGGCACCTGCTGCGGGCCTTCCCCGACGGATTCGTAGAAGAGGTCTACGACGTCGACCTGGCACTCGCCGTCAAGGCGTGA